Proteins encoded within one genomic window of Gimesia sp.:
- a CDS encoding methyl-accepting chemotaxis protein, translating to MLNLDAAAQSTGEERSTSPLTHEEYAELEHYRRWVKQLADVCESAAAGNLEVRLLHIDADGDLGRALVSVNGLLDYTDAFVRESKASLNAAAHGKFFRKVLLKGMRGTFRHASEVINEAGEKMKYQAEELQQSETRRLEMADEFEQEVQGISTIVSAAATQLHATVQSLKSVTERAILETTMAVESIDQTAQNVDVVADSTVQLNQSIQQIDDRVKQSTEVVQQAVNESEHAREFMSGLVEATNDIGSFAKMIADIAKQTNLLALNATIEAARAGEAGAGFAVVASEVKNLAQDTARATNHITEHIRQIQDVVHDAVTNIATVSSTIRKVDEISESISTSISEQSQAIATIHQNVKDAAGKTVSTSETVKRVSSTASETFLSTSDLVNAANDIARQSESLNAAVNQFLMTIRSK from the coding sequence ATGCTGAATCTGGATGCAGCCGCGCAGTCGACTGGAGAAGAACGTTCCACGTCTCCTCTCACGCATGAGGAATATGCGGAACTGGAACATTATCGCCGCTGGGTCAAACAGCTGGCGGATGTCTGTGAATCTGCAGCGGCAGGGAATCTGGAGGTTCGCCTGCTGCATATCGATGCGGACGGTGATCTGGGGCGCGCGCTGGTTTCGGTCAACGGGCTGCTGGATTACACGGACGCGTTTGTACGCGAATCCAAGGCTTCATTGAACGCCGCTGCTCACGGAAAATTCTTCCGCAAGGTGTTGCTCAAAGGAATGCGGGGTACATTCCGTCATGCTTCTGAAGTGATTAACGAGGCGGGCGAAAAGATGAAGTACCAGGCAGAGGAACTGCAACAGTCTGAAACCAGACGTCTGGAGATGGCGGATGAATTCGAGCAGGAAGTACAGGGGATATCAACGATTGTTTCCGCAGCCGCTACACAGCTGCATGCCACGGTTCAGTCTTTGAAATCCGTGACCGAACGGGCGATTCTCGAAACGACTATGGCCGTCGAATCGATCGACCAGACCGCACAGAATGTCGACGTGGTGGCGGATTCGACGGTGCAGTTGAATCAGTCAATCCAGCAGATCGACGACCGGGTCAAACAGTCTACGGAGGTGGTGCAGCAGGCGGTCAATGAGAGCGAGCATGCCCGTGAGTTCATGTCTGGGCTGGTGGAAGCGACGAATGACATCGGTTCCTTTGCCAAGATGATTGCTGATATCGCGAAGCAGACGAATCTGCTGGCATTGAATGCGACAATCGAAGCGGCGCGTGCCGGCGAGGCGGGAGCGGGGTTTGCGGTAGTGGCTTCTGAAGTAAAAAACCTGGCACAGGATACCGCGCGGGCCACCAATCATATTACCGAGCACATTCGTCAGATCCAGGACGTGGTGCATGACGCGGTGACGAATATTGCGACCGTGAGCAGTACGATCCGTAAAGTAGACGAGATCAGCGAATCGATTTCGACGTCGATTTCCGAACAAAGCCAGGCGATTGCGACGATTCATCAAAACGTCAAAGACGCCGCTGGCAAAACGGTTTCGACATCGGAGACCGTCAAGCGTGTTTCCTCCACGGCTTCGGAGACCTTTCTCTCCACGAGTGACCTGGTCAATGCTGCCAACGATATTGCCCGACAGTCTGAGAGTCTGAATGCGGCCGTCAACCAGTTCCTGATGACGATCCGATCGAAATAA
- a CDS encoding XylR family transcriptional regulator, with translation MKSRPSIALLIESSNSYARGLLRGIMAYIHEHHSWSIYLPEHGRGNVPVNWLNSWHGDGIIARIENTKTAEAVVNSGVPAVDVSAARLAPSLPWVETDDRAIASLAAQHLIERGFEHYAFCGDHRFNWSRWREDHFQNVIQDAGFTCHSYPQTAGRKQAPPWEAEQQRLADWILQLPKPVGIMACYDIKAQQLLDVCRTINVSVPEEVAIIGVDNDEILCNLSEPPLSSVIPNTRLTGYEAAALLDRMIAGEPVSSDAHLIKPLGIATRQSTDIQAIDDKLISDAVRFIRQQACEGINVQDVLKSVPLSRRVLESRFQKVIGRSPHEEIMRIRLDRVKQLLEETELPLIEIASRTGFRHSEYLNVAFKKQTGTTPGQFRREQKQTR, from the coding sequence ATGAAATCACGCCCCTCAATCGCCCTGCTCATCGAATCATCCAACTCCTATGCCCGCGGACTCTTACGCGGCATCATGGCTTACATTCACGAGCACCACTCCTGGTCGATCTACCTCCCCGAGCATGGTCGAGGCAATGTCCCCGTCAACTGGCTCAACAGCTGGCACGGCGACGGCATCATCGCGCGAATTGAAAACACGAAGACCGCCGAAGCCGTCGTGAACTCCGGCGTCCCGGCTGTCGATGTGAGTGCCGCCCGTCTGGCCCCCTCGCTCCCCTGGGTAGAAACCGATGACCGCGCCATCGCCTCTCTGGCCGCGCAACACCTCATCGAACGCGGCTTCGAGCACTACGCCTTCTGTGGCGATCATCGCTTCAACTGGTCCCGCTGGCGGGAAGATCATTTCCAGAACGTCATCCAGGACGCCGGCTTTACCTGTCACTCCTATCCGCAGACCGCCGGTCGCAAACAGGCGCCCCCCTGGGAAGCCGAACAGCAACGCCTGGCTGACTGGATCCTGCAACTCCCCAAGCCGGTCGGCATCATGGCCTGTTACGACATTAAAGCGCAACAACTGCTCGATGTCTGCCGTACCATCAACGTCTCTGTCCCCGAAGAAGTCGCCATCATCGGCGTGGACAATGACGAAATTCTCTGTAACCTCTCCGAGCCCCCCCTCTCCAGCGTGATCCCCAACACGCGCCTCACCGGCTACGAAGCAGCCGCCCTGCTTGATCGTATGATCGCCGGCGAACCGGTCTCCTCAGACGCCCATCTCATCAAGCCTCTGGGAATTGCCACGCGTCAGTCCACCGATATTCAGGCCATCGACGACAAACTGATCTCCGACGCCGTCCGCTTCATCCGCCAGCAGGCCTGCGAAGGCATCAACGTGCAGGACGTCTTAAAGTCGGTTCCCCTCTCCCGGCGGGTTCTCGAAAGCCGCTTCCAGAAAGTCATCGGCCGCTCACCGCACGAAGAGATCATGCGCATCCGCCTCGATCGCGTGAAACAGCTGCTCGAAGAAACCGAACTCCCGCTGATCGAAATCGCCAGCCGCACCGGCTTTCGCCACTCCGAATATCTGAACGTCGCCTTCAAAAAACAGACCGGCACCACCCCCGGCCAGTTCCGCCGCGAACAAAAACAGACGCGTTGA
- a CDS encoding Gfo/Idh/MocA family oxidoreductase, with amino-acid sequence MSEKQMNVAIVGLGFGAEFIPIYQAHPNANMYAICQRSEDHLNEIGDTFGIEKRYTSYDELLADPDVDAVHINTPIPDHAPQSIKALKAGKHVACTVPMATTVAECEEIVKTVKETGLKYMMMETVVYSREFLFIKEMYDKGELGKIQYMQASHPQDMEGWPEYWERMIPMHYATHVVSPVLGMVNGRAEYVSCFGSGTVNDDIAEKSGNKFAVETCHIKIKDSDIAAHIWRFLFDTARQYRESVDVYGTKKSFEWPLIEGENPVLHTAKKPEPEIPERVEVPDYAHLLPPEIQKFTRAIHDADHLSFLQGAGHGGSHPHLVNAFLKSLVEDSDPWPNAPLSANWTSVGILAHESAVAGGEIRKLPEFTLE; translated from the coding sequence ATGAGTGAGAAACAGATGAATGTCGCGATTGTCGGTCTGGGATTTGGTGCTGAGTTCATTCCCATTTACCAGGCGCATCCGAATGCCAACATGTATGCGATCTGTCAGCGATCAGAAGATCATCTGAACGAGATCGGCGATACGTTCGGGATCGAGAAACGTTATACCTCTTACGATGAGCTGCTGGCGGATCCTGATGTGGATGCCGTCCATATTAACACGCCGATTCCCGATCATGCTCCGCAGTCGATTAAAGCGTTGAAGGCAGGGAAGCATGTGGCGTGTACGGTGCCGATGGCGACGACGGTGGCGGAGTGCGAAGAAATCGTCAAGACGGTCAAAGAGACCGGACTGAAATACATGATGATGGAGACGGTGGTTTACAGCCGCGAGTTTCTCTTCATCAAGGAGATGTATGACAAAGGGGAGCTGGGCAAGATTCAGTACATGCAGGCCAGTCACCCGCAGGACATGGAAGGCTGGCCCGAGTACTGGGAGCGGATGATCCCGATGCATTATGCAACGCACGTGGTGAGTCCGGTGCTGGGGATGGTCAACGGTCGGGCTGAGTATGTGAGCTGCTTTGGTTCCGGGACCGTGAACGACGACATCGCGGAAAAGTCGGGTAACAAATTCGCTGTGGAGACATGTCACATCAAGATCAAGGATTCCGATATCGCGGCTCACATCTGGCGGTTCCTGTTTGATACCGCGCGGCAGTACCGGGAATCGGTAGACGTGTATGGCACGAAAAAATCATTTGAGTGGCCTTTGATCGAAGGGGAGAACCCGGTGCTGCACACTGCGAAGAAGCCGGAACCCGAAATTCCCGAGCGTGTGGAAGTGCCCGATTACGCACATCTGCTGCCGCCTGAAATTCAGAAATTCACCCGGGCGATTCACGACGCGGATCATCTCTCGTTCCTGCAGGGGGCCGGGCACGGCGGTTCGCATCCGCATCTGGTGAATGCGTTCCTGAAGTCACTGGTGGAAGACAGTGATCCCTGGCCGAACGCCCCGCTGTCTGCGAACTGGACCAGTGTGGGCATCCTGGCGCATGAGTCTGCCGTGGCAGGGGGCGAAATTCGCAAGCTGCCCGAGTTCACACTGGAATAA
- a CDS encoding PVC-type heme-binding CxxCH protein: MARYSLFLLSLILAAPLAAAEEFTLHQFDRLQLGDKFYAEGATFGDLNRDGHQDLISGPYWYAGPDFKTKHEYYPVKEWSINGYSDNFFAFVNDVNKDEWPDIVIIGFPGKEAYWYANPQKQSGHWKRYLAHPVVDNESPTYTDLTGDGEPELVFHTGGQLGYAGPGKDPTKPWSFHAVSPNLKYGRFTHGLGVGDVNGDGKQDILEKNGWWEQPADLQKAGFWTRHPFKFTGAGGSQMYAYDVDGDGDQDVITSKAAHAYGLSWFENVKKDGEITFVEHPIMGSKPEENKYGVVFSQLHAVDLVDMDGDGIKDIVTGKRFWAHQGHDPGAKEPPVNYWFKIVRTPNGVDFLPYQINDKSGVGTQVVAGDVTGNKLPDLVVGNKSGTYLLKHKKVKVDEATWKKAQPKKYVPKKVSVKNELKPGEHFATNADGRRLNLDFETGDLKDWVAEGEAFRSQPVKGDTVKARRRDMVSNHQGQYWVGTYEVLEDVPVGTLSSASIKVTHPYATFYVGGGSHDSTRVEIVDRTTNKVIAKASGRNNERMHQELVDLTKYQGKEIFIRLVDQHKGGWGHINFDHFRFHDKKPAQLEVADSGAPAQEHTQKYDGLPGKKAAEVMSVPDGFSVSLVAAEPDVQQPIAMTIDDRGRLWVAESYAYPSKQPEGKGKDRILIFEDKDADGKFETRKIFQEKLNLVSGLEVGFGGVWVGQAPYLLFIPDKDGDDKPDGEPEILLDGWHYEDTHETLNSFIWGPDGWLYGCHGVFTHSRVGKPGTPNDQRKPINAGIWRYHPTRHEFEVFAHGTSNPWGVDFNDQGQCFLTCCVIPHLFHIVQNARYRRQAGQHFNPYTYDDIKTIAKHRHWTGGQWNQSDRVASDRVGGGHAHAGAMIYLGGSWPKKYRNQLFMNNIHGARLNQDQLAREGSGYIGDFAPDFLYANDRSSQILYLRYGPDGQVYFIDWYDTNQCHHREFQKHDRSNGRIFRVAYNNAKPVKVDLQKLTSAELVKLQLHENDWYVRQSRRVLQERGADPEVHAQLAEIAFGNDDVTRRLRGLWALHVTGGLSEAKVMQALQDPSEFMRGWAIQLALETGVPSKQLLKTMETLAKQDPSPVVRLYLGSAANRLPLDQRAGILKGLVSHAEDQHDHNLPLLYWYALEPLAPHDMQQAYALAKDAKIPLIESYTLRRIADIGTEEAVAFLVEQLGEAQTADEQKVFLDSINSALRGRRQFPMPAPWKRVGKRLMASQDPVVKSRSLSLAVTFGDPAAMQELREIVADQKNDLAGRKSALDSLLGVRDPQLVPILIPLLDQKGIRREALRGLAGYPDAAIATAILERYPQYDLNEKRDALNTLASRLNFAEQLVTAVEAGEVPSKDLSAEIIRQLGNLKDKELNARIGKVWGVVRESAADKKKLIASYKNMIERPHPTPDINLGRAIFAKTCQQCHKLFGTGASIGPELTGSNRANLDYLLSNVVDPSAVMAKDYQPAVIITESGRIITGIIKKEDKNAVTVATANETVIIPRDEIDEMSLSDKSMMPDNLWKQLSRVEVRSLVKYLASPGQVPMKATPENLKQFFNGQDLTGWTGDSQLWFVENGEIVGRSPGIKRNEFLVSDMLVGDFELKVKVRLTPNAGNSGIQFRSSLQPGGHVKGYQADVGAGWWGKLYEEHGRGLLFKESGEQHVREGEWNEYRVVAVGPRIRTYINGKLCTDLNDPQGAKSGILAFQIHSGGPMEVRFKDLELRLDPPRD; this comes from the coding sequence ATGGCTCGTTACTCCCTGTTCCTGTTATCGCTGATTCTGGCGGCACCGCTGGCTGCTGCAGAGGAGTTCACGCTCCACCAGTTTGACCGTCTGCAACTGGGTGATAAGTTCTATGCAGAAGGGGCGACCTTCGGCGATCTGAACCGGGACGGTCACCAGGATCTGATTTCCGGACCGTACTGGTACGCGGGGCCAGACTTCAAAACGAAGCACGAGTACTATCCGGTCAAGGAATGGAGCATCAACGGCTATTCCGACAACTTCTTTGCGTTTGTGAATGATGTCAACAAGGATGAGTGGCCCGACATCGTGATCATCGGGTTCCCCGGTAAGGAAGCTTACTGGTATGCGAATCCGCAGAAACAGTCGGGGCACTGGAAGCGGTACCTGGCGCATCCGGTGGTCGATAACGAGTCGCCCACCTATACCGACCTGACGGGAGATGGAGAGCCAGAGCTGGTATTCCACACGGGGGGACAGCTTGGCTATGCGGGGCCGGGGAAAGATCCGACGAAGCCCTGGAGCTTTCATGCGGTCTCGCCCAATCTGAAGTACGGTCGCTTTACGCACGGGCTGGGTGTGGGCGATGTGAATGGTGACGGAAAGCAGGACATCCTCGAGAAGAACGGCTGGTGGGAACAGCCGGCTGATCTGCAGAAAGCCGGTTTCTGGACACGGCACCCATTTAAGTTTACTGGTGCGGGCGGTTCTCAGATGTATGCCTACGACGTGGATGGCGACGGGGACCAGGATGTAATCACCAGTAAGGCGGCCCACGCGTATGGTCTCTCCTGGTTTGAGAACGTCAAGAAAGATGGCGAGATTACGTTCGTCGAGCATCCGATCATGGGGAGCAAGCCGGAAGAGAACAAGTATGGCGTAGTCTTCTCACAGCTGCACGCCGTCGATCTGGTGGATATGGATGGCGACGGCATCAAGGATATTGTAACCGGGAAACGATTCTGGGCGCATCAGGGGCATGATCCGGGGGCGAAAGAACCACCGGTCAATTACTGGTTCAAAATTGTGCGGACGCCAAACGGTGTGGATTTTCTGCCTTACCAGATCAATGACAAGTCGGGAGTGGGAACCCAGGTGGTCGCCGGCGATGTGACGGGGAACAAGCTCCCGGATCTGGTGGTGGGGAATAAGTCGGGTACGTATCTGCTGAAGCATAAAAAAGTGAAAGTAGACGAGGCAACCTGGAAAAAAGCACAGCCGAAAAAGTATGTGCCCAAGAAAGTCTCGGTGAAGAATGAACTCAAGCCGGGCGAGCATTTCGCTACGAACGCAGACGGGCGACGGTTGAATCTCGATTTTGAGACCGGTGATCTGAAAGACTGGGTTGCGGAGGGAGAGGCATTCCGTTCGCAGCCGGTCAAAGGTGATACGGTCAAAGCCCGCCGTCGAGATATGGTGAGCAATCACCAGGGGCAGTACTGGGTGGGTACCTATGAGGTGCTGGAAGATGTGCCCGTGGGGACGCTGTCTTCGGCTTCGATTAAAGTGACACATCCTTATGCCACGTTTTATGTCGGAGGCGGGAGTCACGATTCGACGCGGGTCGAAATTGTAGACCGGACGACAAACAAGGTGATCGCGAAAGCCAGTGGTCGCAACAATGAGCGTATGCACCAGGAGTTGGTGGATCTGACGAAATACCAGGGGAAAGAGATCTTCATTCGACTGGTGGACCAGCATAAGGGCGGTTGGGGGCATATCAACTTCGATCATTTCCGCTTCCACGACAAAAAGCCCGCACAACTGGAAGTGGCGGACAGTGGAGCCCCCGCGCAGGAGCATACACAAAAGTATGACGGTCTGCCTGGTAAGAAGGCGGCGGAAGTGATGTCGGTACCGGACGGGTTTTCGGTCTCGCTGGTTGCTGCCGAACCCGATGTGCAGCAGCCGATCGCGATGACGATTGACGATCGCGGGCGTTTGTGGGTCGCGGAATCGTATGCCTATCCCAGCAAGCAGCCGGAAGGAAAAGGGAAAGATCGAATTCTGATTTTCGAAGACAAAGATGCCGACGGCAAATTTGAGACGCGAAAGATCTTTCAGGAGAAGCTGAACCTGGTGAGCGGTCTGGAAGTCGGCTTTGGCGGCGTGTGGGTGGGGCAGGCGCCCTACCTGCTGTTCATTCCCGATAAGGATGGCGACGATAAGCCAGACGGAGAACCAGAGATTCTGCTGGACGGCTGGCATTACGAGGATACACACGAAACGTTGAACTCGTTCATCTGGGGGCCGGACGGCTGGCTCTACGGCTGCCATGGTGTGTTTACGCATTCCCGGGTGGGAAAGCCGGGCACGCCCAATGATCAGCGAAAGCCGATCAATGCCGGGATCTGGCGGTATCATCCGACGCGGCACGAATTCGAAGTCTTTGCGCACGGGACGAGTAACCCGTGGGGTGTGGACTTCAACGATCAGGGGCAGTGCTTTCTGACCTGCTGTGTGATTCCGCACCTGTTTCATATCGTGCAGAACGCGCGTTATCGCAGACAGGCAGGGCAGCATTTCAATCCTTACACTTACGACGACATTAAAACGATTGCGAAACACCGGCACTGGACCGGCGGACAATGGAACCAGTCGGACCGGGTCGCTTCCGACCGGGTAGGCGGGGGACACGCGCATGCCGGGGCGATGATCTACCTGGGAGGCAGCTGGCCGAAGAAGTATCGCAATCAGTTGTTCATGAACAACATTCATGGTGCCCGTTTAAATCAGGATCAGCTGGCCCGCGAAGGGTCGGGGTATATTGGCGATTTTGCTCCCGATTTCCTGTATGCGAACGATCGTTCCTCACAGATTCTGTATCTGCGGTACGGTCCGGACGGGCAGGTCTATTTCATTGACTGGTACGACACGAACCAGTGCCATCATCGTGAATTTCAGAAGCACGACCGTTCGAACGGGCGTATTTTCCGCGTGGCTTATAACAATGCGAAGCCGGTCAAAGTTGATCTGCAAAAACTGACGAGTGCCGAGCTGGTCAAGCTGCAATTGCACGAGAACGACTGGTACGTGCGGCAGTCCCGACGTGTTCTGCAGGAGCGGGGAGCCGACCCGGAAGTGCACGCACAACTGGCGGAGATTGCCTTCGGTAATGACGACGTGACACGTCGCCTGCGTGGGTTGTGGGCTCTGCATGTGACGGGGGGACTTTCGGAAGCGAAAGTGATGCAAGCTTTACAAGACCCGAGCGAATTTATGCGGGGCTGGGCGATTCAGCTGGCGCTGGAAACGGGCGTGCCGTCAAAGCAGTTGTTGAAAACAATGGAAACACTGGCGAAGCAGGATCCTTCACCGGTGGTGCGTCTCTACCTGGGTTCGGCGGCCAACCGGCTGCCACTGGATCAGCGGGCGGGAATTCTCAAAGGTCTGGTGAGTCACGCGGAAGATCAGCACGATCATAATCTGCCGTTGCTCTACTGGTATGCCCTGGAGCCGCTGGCACCGCATGACATGCAGCAGGCCTATGCCCTGGCGAAAGATGCGAAGATACCGCTGATCGAGTCGTACACGTTGCGGCGGATTGCGGATATCGGAACGGAAGAGGCGGTCGCTTTTCTGGTGGAACAGCTGGGAGAAGCGCAGACTGCGGATGAGCAGAAAGTGTTTCTGGATTCGATTAACAGCGCATTGCGGGGACGACGCCAGTTTCCGATGCCGGCGCCATGGAAGAGAGTGGGTAAACGGCTGATGGCGAGTCAGGATCCGGTGGTGAAGTCACGTTCGCTGTCGCTGGCGGTGACCTTTGGTGACCCGGCGGCGATGCAGGAGTTACGGGAAATCGTCGCAGACCAGAAGAACGATCTGGCGGGACGGAAGTCAGCCCTGGATAGTCTGCTGGGAGTCCGCGATCCGCAACTGGTGCCGATTCTGATTCCATTGCTGGACCAGAAGGGAATCCGCCGCGAAGCGCTGCGGGGGCTGGCCGGTTACCCCGATGCGGCGATCGCGACGGCGATACTGGAGCGGTATCCGCAGTACGATTTGAATGAAAAGCGGGACGCGTTGAATACACTGGCAAGTCGTTTGAATTTCGCGGAGCAGCTGGTGACTGCGGTCGAAGCGGGCGAAGTGCCTTCCAAAGATCTGTCTGCGGAAATCATTCGTCAGCTGGGGAATCTCAAAGATAAAGAACTGAATGCCAGGATCGGTAAGGTATGGGGCGTTGTCCGCGAATCGGCAGCGGATAAGAAGAAGCTGATCGCCAGCTATAAGAATATGATCGAGCGACCGCATCCGACGCCGGACATAAACCTGGGACGGGCGATTTTTGCGAAGACCTGCCAACAGTGCCATAAGCTGTTTGGAACAGGGGCCAGCATTGGTCCGGAACTGACCGGTTCAAACCGGGCCAACCTCGATTATCTGCTGTCGAACGTGGTCGATCCGAGTGCCGTGATGGCAAAGGATTATCAGCCGGCCGTGATTATCACGGAATCAGGGCGGATTATTACCGGGATCATCAAGAAGGAAGATAAGAACGCGGTGACGGTCGCGACGGCGAACGAGACGGTGATCATCCCCCGTGACGAAATCGACGAAATGAGCCTGAGTGACAAGTCGATGATGCCCGATAATCTGTGGAAACAGCTGAGCCGGGTGGAGGTGCGTTCGCTGGTCAAATATCTGGCGAGCCCCGGACAGGTGCCGATGAAGGCGACGCCGGAGAATCTGAAGCAGTTCTTTAACGGTCAGGATCTGACCGGCTGGACGGGCGACAGTCAGCTCTGGTTCGTGGAAAACGGTGAGATTGTAGGCCGTTCGCCGGGGATCAAGCGGAATGAGTTCCTGGTGAGTGACATGCTGGTCGGTGATTTCGAACTGAAGGTCAAAGTGAGGCTGACCCCGAATGCAGGGAACAGCGGGATTCAGTTCCGCAGCAGTCTGCAGCCGGGAGGCCATGTCAAAGGGTACCAGGCCGACGTTGGTGCTGGCTGGTGGGGCAAGCTGTATGAAGAACATGGCCGGGGCCTGCTGTTTAAGGAATCCGGCGAGCAGCATGTCCGTGAAGGGGAGTGGAATGAATACCGGGTGGTTGCTGTCGGTCCGCGGATTCGGACTTACATCAACGGTAAATTGTGCACGGATCTGAATGACCCCCAGGGAGCCAAGTCCGGCATTCTGGCGTTCCAGATTCATTCCGGTGGGCCGATGGAGGTCCGCTTTAAGGATCTGGAATTGCGACTGGATCCTCCCCGGGATTAA
- a CDS encoding sugar phosphate isomerase/epimerase family protein, producing the protein MAALVSCLTNSYGRFGPVAAIEHIRDAGIDHLELNIKNHGVPSFFKETPLLTEASTAEEIAHVKDLLKQHHVKLSSCNITTGNPLDPEVVTKTKRKLDLAHQLGVRLVVGGAGEIEQESDRDTLYQHLREIGDYAGAQGITYCFETHPGICVNAAGMLRTMQDLDHPNLRLNFDTGNINYYNEHANVLESLHEVVTWVKHVHLKDSYCKFKDWNFTALGEAGGVDFLKIRYILEDNNFNGPYSLEIEGIAGEPELTLEEHHNRVKQSVVYLRECGFFE; encoded by the coding sequence ATGGCCGCCCTCGTTTCCTGCCTGACCAACTCCTATGGTCGCTTTGGTCCCGTCGCCGCGATCGAACACATCCGCGATGCCGGAATCGATCACCTCGAACTCAACATCAAAAACCACGGCGTCCCCTCGTTTTTCAAAGAGACGCCGCTGCTCACGGAAGCCTCCACCGCTGAGGAGATCGCGCACGTCAAAGATCTGTTGAAACAACACCATGTCAAACTCTCGAGCTGCAACATCACCACCGGCAATCCCCTCGATCCGGAAGTCGTCACGAAGACGAAACGAAAGCTCGACCTCGCTCATCAGCTGGGCGTCCGACTCGTCGTAGGCGGCGCGGGAGAAATCGAACAGGAATCGGATCGCGACACCCTCTACCAGCATCTCCGCGAGATCGGCGATTACGCGGGAGCACAGGGCATCACCTACTGCTTTGAAACGCACCCCGGCATCTGCGTCAACGCAGCCGGGATGCTCCGCACCATGCAGGATCTGGATCACCCTAACCTGCGACTCAACTTCGACACCGGCAACATCAATTACTACAACGAGCACGCGAATGTCCTGGAGTCCCTGCACGAGGTCGTCACCTGGGTCAAACACGTGCACCTCAAGGATTCCTACTGCAAATTCAAGGACTGGAATTTTACCGCTCTGGGCGAAGCGGGAGGCGTCGACTTCTTGAAGATCCGCTACATCCTCGAAGACAACAACTTCAATGGCCCCTACAGTCTGGAAATCGAAGGCATCGCAGGGGAACCGGAGCTGACGCTGGAAGAACACCACAACCGCGTCAAGCAGAGTGTGGTTTACCTGCGGGAGTGCGGCTTTTTTGAGTGA